The proteins below come from a single Ruegeria sp. THAF33 genomic window:
- a CDS encoding DUF3576 domain-containing protein, translating into MRLPTILGLIMLTTTIAACGQNRSTSTYSPNPASGNSDERELNDPERTTLWDIFDRSTAEQTTNVNRYLWAASLDILNFLPVQEVDPFTGVIVTGYGTPPGGGRSYRATVHISDPALAARSLSVALQSSGGAPVSAATTRAVEDAILSRARQLRIADNKF; encoded by the coding sequence ATGCGCCTGCCTACGATTTTGGGATTAATCATGCTGACCACCACTATTGCGGCATGCGGGCAGAATCGAAGCACTTCGACTTATTCCCCCAATCCCGCCAGCGGTAATTCCGATGAACGCGAGTTGAACGACCCTGAACGTACCACGCTTTGGGACATTTTCGATCGCAGCACGGCCGAGCAGACCACCAATGTAAACCGGTACTTGTGGGCAGCTTCTCTGGACATATTGAACTTCTTGCCTGTGCAGGAGGTCGATCCGTTTACCGGAGTGATCGTAACGGGTTACGGCACTCCTCCGGGCGGAGGACGGTCATACAGGGCGACCGTACACATCAGTGATCCGGCGCTTGCGGCGCGGTCTTTGTCCGTCGCCCTGCAATCCAGCGGAGGCGCCCCGGTAAGCGCGGCAACAACCCGCGCGGTGGAGGATGCGATTCTGTCCCGCGCGCGTCAGCTGCGTATCGCGGACAACAAGTTCTAG
- the leuS gene encoding leucine--tRNA ligase, whose protein sequence is MSRYSATEIEAKWQEAWDKAGIFTANHKADKPKYYVLEMFPYPSGRIHMGHVRNYTMGDVIARHKLATGHNVLHPMGWDAFGMPAENAAMAIGGHPKEWTYGNIADMRAQMKPLGLSIDWSREFATCDPEYYGQQQALFLDMLEAGLVYRKNAVVNWDPVDMTVLANEQVENGRGWRSGALVERRELTQWFFKISDYSEELLNALDTLENWPAKVRLMQENWIGKSRGLQFGFERTDGGEPITVYTTRPDTLLGASFVGISPDHPIAKQLEAENPEVAEFVAECRKGGTTEEAIETGEKLGFDTGIRVKHPLDPNWELPVWIANFILMDYGTGAIFACPAHDQRDLDFCRKYDLPVIDTFFALDDDTPVDKIAFVPPKTEKVRWVNHFAGLTEATGEEAINTTIDFAEKAGWGEGVTKYRLRDWGLSRQRYWGCPIPVVHCESCGVVPEKKENLPVRLPDDVTFDKPGNPLDRHPTWRDCACPNCGAPAKRETDTMDTFVDSSWYFARFTAPRAETPTDLAEAEYWMNVDQYIGGIEHAILHLLYSRFFARAMNITGHLPDKAIEPFDALFTQGMVTHEIYQTRDANGRPVFHLPEEVTDGKLADGTQVEIIPSAKMSKSKKNVVDPVSIISAFGADTARWFVLSDSPPERDVEWTAAGAEAAYKHLNRVWNLCDKIGAMDPNATGEGDEELLREMHKTIRDVTLGVESFGFNAAIAKLYAFTNTLAKSKAGAAAQKQAIKTLAQLMSPMTPHLAEDIWAHQGGEGLVAVAPWPVADEAMLVDDTVTLPIQINGKRRAEISVAKDLDKAEVEKIALSTEAVQKALEGNAPKKVIVVPGRIVNVVV, encoded by the coding sequence ATGTCGCGCTATTCGGCCACCGAAATCGAAGCAAAATGGCAAGAAGCCTGGGACAAGGCAGGTATCTTCACCGCCAACCACAAGGCGGACAAGCCGAAATACTATGTGCTTGAGATGTTCCCCTACCCGTCCGGCCGAATCCATATGGGGCATGTGCGCAACTATACGATGGGCGACGTCATCGCGCGGCACAAGCTGGCCACCGGGCACAATGTTCTGCACCCCATGGGCTGGGACGCGTTCGGAATGCCGGCGGAAAACGCTGCCATGGCGATCGGCGGCCACCCCAAAGAGTGGACTTACGGCAATATCGCCGACATGCGCGCCCAGATGAAGCCGCTGGGCCTGTCGATCGACTGGTCCCGTGAATTCGCCACATGTGATCCGGAATACTATGGCCAGCAGCAGGCGCTGTTCCTCGACATGCTCGAGGCCGGGCTGGTCTATCGCAAGAACGCCGTGGTCAACTGGGATCCGGTGGACATGACCGTTCTGGCCAATGAACAGGTGGAAAACGGGCGCGGCTGGCGCTCGGGTGCGCTGGTGGAACGGCGCGAGCTGACGCAGTGGTTCTTCAAGATCTCGGATTATTCCGAAGAACTGCTGAACGCTCTGGACACGCTGGAAAACTGGCCCGCCAAGGTTCGGCTGATGCAGGAAAACTGGATCGGCAAGTCGCGCGGCCTGCAATTCGGGTTCGAACGCACCGATGGTGGGGAACCGATCACTGTCTACACGACGCGCCCCGACACGCTGCTGGGCGCGTCCTTCGTGGGGATTTCGCCCGATCACCCGATCGCCAAACAGCTTGAGGCCGAAAACCCGGAAGTCGCTGAATTCGTTGCCGAATGCCGCAAGGGCGGCACCACAGAAGAGGCCATCGAAACTGGCGAAAAGCTGGGTTTCGATACCGGCATCCGCGTCAAGCACCCGCTGGACCCGAACTGGGAACTGCCTGTCTGGATCGCCAATTTCATCCTGATGGATTACGGCACCGGTGCGATCTTCGCCTGCCCGGCCCATGACCAGCGCGACCTTGATTTCTGCCGCAAATACGATCTGCCGGTGATCGATACGTTCTTTGCGCTGGACGACGACACGCCGGTCGACAAGATCGCCTTTGTCCCGCCAAAGACCGAGAAAGTCCGCTGGGTGAACCATTTCGCAGGCTTGACCGAAGCAACCGGAGAAGAAGCGATCAACACCACCATCGATTTCGCCGAAAAAGCCGGTTGGGGCGAAGGGGTCACGAAATATCGCCTGCGAGACTGGGGCTTGAGCCGTCAGCGCTATTGGGGTTGTCCGATTCCTGTCGTTCACTGCGAAAGCTGTGGTGTGGTCCCTGAAAAGAAAGAGAACCTTCCGGTTCGCCTGCCCGATGATGTCACCTTCGACAAACCGGGCAACCCGCTGGACCGCCACCCGACCTGGCGCGACTGCGCCTGCCCAAACTGTGGCGCCCCTGCCAAGCGCGAGACCGACACGATGGACACATTCGTGGATTCGTCATGGTATTTCGCCCGGTTCACCGCTCCGCGCGCGGAAACGCCCACCGATCTGGCCGAGGCGGAATACTGGATGAATGTAGACCAGTATATCGGCGGGATCGAACACGCGATTCTGCACCTGCTGTATTCGCGGTTCTTCGCCCGCGCGATGAACATCACCGGGCATTTGCCGGACAAAGCCATCGAACCCTTCGACGCGCTGTTCACGCAGGGCATGGTGACGCACGAGATCTACCAGACCCGCGATGCCAACGGTCGTCCGGTCTTTCACCTGCCCGAGGAGGTCACAGACGGAAAACTGGCTGACGGCACACAGGTCGAGATCATCCCATCGGCCAAAATGTCAAAGTCCAAGAAGAACGTTGTCGACCCGGTCAGCATCATCTCGGCCTTCGGCGCCGATACCGCGCGCTGGTTCGTGCTGTCCGATTCGCCACCCGAACGGGACGTGGAATGGACGGCTGCGGGGGCCGAGGCCGCGTACAAGCATCTCAACCGTGTCTGGAATCTCTGCGACAAGATCGGCGCCATGGACCCGAACGCCACGGGTGAAGGCGATGAGGAACTGCTGCGCGAGATGCACAAAACCATCCGCGATGTGACATTGGGTGTTGAAAGCTTTGGCTTCAACGCGGCCATCGCCAAGCTTTATGCCTTCACCAACACGCTGGCGAAATCCAAGGCAGGTGCTGCGGCCCAAAAGCAGGCCATCAAAACGCTGGCACAGCTGATGTCGCCGATGACACCACATCTGGCGGAAGATATTTGGGCCCATCAGGGCGGCGAAGGCCTTGTGGCCGTTGCGCCATGGCCCGTCGCCGACGAGGCAATGCTGGTTGATGACACTGTCACCTTGCCGATTCAGATCAACGGCAAGCGTCGCGCGGAAATCAGCGTGGCCAAGGATCTGGACAAAGCCGAGGTTGAAAAAATTGCGCTCAGCACCGAAGCTGTTCAAAAGGCGCTGGAAGGGAATGCGCCGAAGAAAGTGATCGTCGTTCCGGGCCGGATTGTGAATGTTGTCGTTTGA
- the lptE gene encoding LPS assembly lipoprotein LptE, protein MLSFDRRTFLLMPLALAACGFEPVYAPGGSGSALYGRVEVSAPNTVESYLLVQNLEQQLGRSAGSVNDYKLDVQVSTVTRGAAITTTNETQRYTIDGSAQYNLRSNATGQIIASGSVADFVSYSAAGSTVSTLADERDAKRRLMMILSGQIMNRLYATPDLAA, encoded by the coding sequence ATGTTGTCGTTTGATCGCAGAACGTTTTTGCTGATGCCGCTGGCGCTGGCCGCCTGCGGCTTTGAGCCCGTCTATGCACCTGGCGGATCGGGTTCGGCCTTGTATGGCCGCGTCGAGGTGTCGGCGCCCAACACCGTGGAAAGCTATTTGCTGGTCCAAAATCTGGAACAACAACTGGGGCGAAGCGCCGGGTCGGTGAACGATTACAAGCTGGATGTTCAGGTTTCGACCGTAACGCGTGGCGCAGCAATCACCACCACAAACGAAACGCAGCGCTACACCATCGACGGAAGCGCACAATACAACCTGCGGTCCAACGCAACCGGTCAGATCATCGCCTCGGGCTCGGTGGCGGATTTTGTGTCATATTCTGCCGCAGGATCGACCGTTTCCACATTGGCGGATGAGCGCGATGCCAAGAGACGGCTGATGATGATTCTGTCGGGTCAGATCATGAACCGACTTTACGCCACACCGGATCTGGCCGCATGA
- the holA gene encoding DNA polymerase III subunit delta: protein MKLSPREAEGYFAKPDADKTGLLIYGADAMRVALKRQQVLAALLGPQAEEEMRLTRMPGGDLRGDPALLLDAVKAVGFFPGPRAVFVEDATETAASAILAALEDWAPGDAQIIVTAGQLKPSSKIRKAFEGHPAAYAVGIYDDPPSRAEVERVLAESGMKNVPRDVMSAISELAVSLSPGDFAQTIEKLSLYKRGDSTDLTIEDIEACAPRSTEAALDDVLNVVAEGRAGEIGPLIRRLQAQGTNGVTLCIGAMRHFRTLYACASDPGGAAQGIGKLRPPVYGKRRDRILRQAQGWGAAKLQTALTVLTDTDLALRSAGQTAPAMALVERAMIRLAMLARSR, encoded by the coding sequence ATGAAGCTGAGCCCGCGCGAGGCTGAGGGGTATTTTGCCAAGCCGGACGCGGACAAGACCGGGCTGCTTATCTATGGCGCGGATGCGATGCGGGTTGCGCTTAAGCGGCAGCAGGTGCTGGCCGCTCTGCTTGGCCCCCAAGCCGAAGAAGAAATGCGCCTGACCCGCATGCCCGGTGGCGATCTGCGTGGTGATCCCGCCCTGCTGCTGGACGCGGTCAAGGCGGTCGGCTTCTTTCCCGGTCCACGTGCCGTTTTCGTGGAAGACGCAACCGAAACCGCGGCGTCGGCAATTCTGGCCGCGCTCGAAGATTGGGCCCCCGGAGACGCCCAGATCATCGTGACCGCGGGGCAATTGAAACCCAGCTCGAAAATCCGCAAGGCGTTCGAAGGCCACCCTGCCGCCTATGCCGTCGGCATTTATGACGACCCGCCCTCACGCGCCGAAGTGGAACGGGTTCTTGCCGAGTCGGGTATGAAAAACGTGCCCCGAGATGTCATGTCTGCAATCAGCGAATTGGCAGTAAGCCTCAGCCCCGGTGATTTCGCCCAAACGATTGAAAAACTGTCTCTTTACAAACGCGGTGACAGCACTGATTTGACAATCGAAGATATCGAGGCCTGCGCCCCGCGCTCGACCGAGGCGGCGCTGGATGATGTTCTCAACGTCGTTGCCGAAGGCCGCGCCGGTGAGATCGGGCCTCTGATCCGGAGGTTGCAGGCGCAGGGCACCAATGGCGTGACTCTGTGCATCGGAGCGATGCGGCATTTTCGGACACTCTATGCCTGCGCTTCTGATCCCGGTGGTGCTGCGCAGGGCATCGGCAAGCTGCGTCCGCCGGTTTACGGCAAACGGCGTGACCGTATCCTGCGGCAGGCACAAGGTTGGGGTGCGGCCAAGCTGCAAACCGCGCTTACGGTTCTGACCGATACGGATTTGGCGCTGCGGTCTGCGGGGCAGACAGCCCCCGCAATGGCGCTGGTGGAACGCGCGATGATCCGTTTGGCGATGTTGGCGCGATCCCGCTAG
- a CDS encoding TIGR03862 family flavoprotein: MAHAVVIGAGPAGLMAAEQLAAAGHSVLVAEAKPSVARKLLMAGKSGLNLTKDEPLDDLIRAYGEAADWLRPIMSEFDAEAVQHWARGLGQTLFVGSTGRVFPEAMKASPLLRAWLARLDKAGVEIRTRWRWTGWESDAPVFDTPDGRRSVSTDVTVLALGGASWARLGSDGHWAQILAGKDVALAPFEPANSAISVDWSPHMQPHFGAALKSIRWMAGDLESRGEAAISRTGLEGGGLYSLTPALRAGQPLFADLTPDLDQQALLARLSAKRSKTTLSQWMRKSLNLSAQKIALFHEMAKRGGHSQSVQVSMLKKLPIRHAGLRPMDEAISTAGGIKRTALDDGLMLTALPGVFCAGEMLDWEAPTGGYLLTACLATGRWAGRSAADWLEKAD, translated from the coding sequence ATGGCGCATGCAGTGGTGATCGGAGCAGGCCCCGCCGGGTTGATGGCGGCCGAACAGCTGGCCGCAGCCGGGCATTCCGTGTTGGTGGCCGAGGCCAAACCTTCGGTCGCGCGCAAGCTCCTGATGGCCGGGAAATCGGGGCTGAACCTGACCAAGGACGAGCCGCTTGACGACCTGATCCGCGCCTATGGTGAAGCGGCAGATTGGTTGCGTCCGATCATGTCTGAATTTGATGCCGAAGCTGTTCAGCACTGGGCGCGCGGGTTGGGGCAGACGTTGTTTGTCGGCTCGACGGGGCGCGTGTTTCCCGAAGCAATGAAGGCCTCGCCCTTGTTGCGGGCCTGGTTGGCACGATTGGACAAGGCCGGGGTCGAGATCAGGACCCGCTGGCGTTGGACTGGCTGGGAAAGTGATGCGCCGGTGTTCGACACTCCGGACGGGCGGCGCAGTGTTTCGACGGATGTCACCGTGCTGGCACTGGGCGGTGCAAGCTGGGCCCGCCTTGGCTCGGACGGTCACTGGGCGCAGATATTGGCCGGAAAAGACGTGGCTTTAGCACCCTTTGAACCCGCGAACTCAGCCATTTCCGTTGATTGGAGCCCACATATGCAGCCCCATTTCGGGGCCGCATTGAAATCGATCCGATGGATGGCAGGCGATTTGGAAAGCCGAGGAGAGGCTGCGATTTCCAGAACCGGTCTGGAAGGCGGAGGGCTGTACTCGCTGACACCGGCGTTGCGCGCGGGGCAGCCATTGTTTGCTGATCTGACGCCTGATCTGGACCAACAGGCTCTGCTGGCGCGGTTGTCCGCGAAACGGTCGAAAACAACGCTGTCCCAGTGGATGAGAAAATCGCTGAACTTGTCTGCTCAGAAAATCGCCCTGTTTCATGAAATGGCAAAACGCGGCGGACACTCTCAATCCGTGCAGGTGAGCATGTTGAAAAAGCTGCCTATCCGGCATGCCGGCCTTCGCCCGATGGACGAAGCCATTTCGACCGCAGGTGGTATCAAACGGACAGCGCTGGATGACGGGCTGATGCTGACAGCCCTGCCGGGTGTGTTCTGCGCCGGGGAAATGCTGGATTGGGAGGCCCCGACCGGGGGCTATCTGCTTACGGCTTGCCTGGCGACCGGGCGCTGGGCCGGTCGGTCTGCCGCCGACTGGCTGGAAAAGGCTGATTGA
- a CDS encoding HNH endonuclease produces the protein MTNSDPICPLCGRPIPNGGGSLHHLIPKLKGGKGGPTVLLHQICHKEVHATLTEAELARSFNTVEALRAHPRLEKFLTWVRKRPPGFRSKVPGKRRGR, from the coding sequence ATGACGAACAGCGATCCGATCTGCCCGCTTTGCGGCCGCCCGATCCCCAATGGGGGTGGCAGCCTGCATCATCTGATCCCAAAACTCAAAGGAGGCAAGGGCGGACCTACCGTTCTGCTGCATCAGATCTGCCACAAAGAGGTGCACGCCACCCTGACCGAAGCCGAACTGGCACGCAGTTTCAACACGGTCGAGGCCCTGCGTGCGCATCCAAGGCTCGAGAAATTTTTGACTTGGGTCCGCAAACGTCCACCCGGGTTTCGTTCGAAAGTTCCGGGCAAGCGGCGCGGGCGCTGA
- a CDS encoding VOC family protein, with protein sequence MRLSALRLRVADPDRLAAFYRDILGMSVGPAETGYRVGYDGADADILLLPGGGGYTHDKGQRYWKIGITVPDVDLAAAHLRRFDVPVSTPNQFLDIGYMCHLADPEGFVIELLQHDFEGNRPPYAADPDAPFAQARIGQITLRTGDIASEDAFWRARGMSLLSMQEVAPYGFDLHFYAFTNETPPNSELWAVENREWLWKRAYTTLEFQHVAGAQFAHVPDFQGIEIEGLSEPLTDIVGGQILPG encoded by the coding sequence ATGAGGCTGTCTGCACTGCGCCTGCGGGTCGCCGACCCGGATCGGCTGGCCGCGTTTTATCGCGACATTCTGGGCATGTCCGTCGGCCCAGCAGAAACCGGCTACCGTGTCGGCTATGACGGTGCAGACGCAGATATTTTGTTGCTGCCGGGTGGAGGAGGGTACACCCATGACAAGGGGCAGCGGTACTGGAAGATAGGAATCACCGTTCCGGATGTCGATCTTGCTGCGGCTCATCTGCGCAGGTTCGACGTACCAGTGAGCACGCCGAACCAGTTTCTGGACATCGGCTATATGTGCCATCTTGCGGATCCCGAAGGGTTCGTCATCGAACTGCTGCAACATGATTTCGAAGGCAACCGGCCGCCGTATGCAGCGGACCCCGACGCGCCTTTTGCGCAGGCTCGGATCGGTCAGATTACCCTTCGAACCGGCGATATTGCCTCCGAAGACGCGTTCTGGCGCGCCCGGGGCATGTCGTTGCTGTCAATGCAGGAGGTCGCCCCTTACGGCTTTGACCTGCATTTCTATGCCTTTACCAACGAAACCCCGCCCAATTCTGAACTTTGGGCTGTTGAAAACCGCGAATGGCTGTGGAAACGCGCCTATACGACGTTGGAATTCCAGCATGTTGCGGGCGCACAATTCGCCCATGTGCCGGACTTTCAGGGTATCGAGATCGAAGGCCTGTCCGAACCTCTCACAGATATTGTCGGCGGCCAGATCCTGCCAGGTTGA
- a CDS encoding enoyl-CoA hydratase/isomerase family protein, with product MIDLTKEGGLWTVTINNPGKANALTGAMLAELAEIAESATEAKALILTGAGKVFSAGADLDEARAGLAKSDVWERLSGAIAALPCLTVAALNGTLAGGANGMALACDLRIAVPSAKFFYPVMKLGFLPQPSDPARLAALVGPARAKLILLAGQKITAQEAYEFGLVDRIVDPDHLMQTARDLVADSVNADPEIAAGIARLCS from the coding sequence ATGATCGATTTGACCAAAGAAGGCGGCCTGTGGACCGTCACGATCAACAATCCCGGCAAGGCGAACGCCCTGACCGGGGCCATGCTGGCGGAACTGGCCGAGATCGCCGAATCCGCGACAGAGGCCAAGGCGTTGATCCTGACCGGCGCGGGCAAAGTGTTCAGCGCTGGGGCAGATCTGGACGAAGCGCGCGCCGGTCTGGCCAAATCGGATGTCTGGGAAAGGCTGTCCGGCGCCATTGCCGCGTTGCCCTGTCTGACCGTTGCCGCACTGAACGGCACTTTGGCAGGCGGGGCCAACGGTATGGCGCTGGCCTGTGATCTGCGCATTGCCGTGCCGTCGGCCAAGTTCTTCTATCCGGTGATGAAGCTGGGGTTTCTGCCACAACCGTCCGACCCCGCGCGGCTGGCGGCTCTGGTCGGACCGGCAAGGGCCAAGTTGATCCTTTTGGCGGGTCAGAAAATCACCGCGCAGGAGGCGTATGAATTTGGCCTCGTGGACCGAATTGTGGATCCCGATCACCTGATGCAAACCGCACGCGATCTGGTGGCCGACAGCGTGAACGCCGACCCCGAGATCGCGGCGGGAATCGCAAGGTTGTGCTCATGA
- a CDS encoding SDR family oxidoreductase, whose protein sequence is MQGKTVLITGASRGIGAEAGRVFAAAGANVALVARSKDQIDALAAALGDQAIALACDVSDFAQVEQAVATCVDRFGGLDVLIGNAGVIDPIFHLSNADTEAWSKAIDINLKGIFYGMRAALPVMRAAGGGSILTISSGAASNPVEAWSHYCASKAGAKMLTECLHLEEAHNGIRAMGLSPGTVATDMQRSIKASGINPVSQLDWDVHIPADWPAQALLWMCSDDADEFLGTEISLRLEDIRKRAGLI, encoded by the coding sequence ATGCAGGGAAAAACTGTTCTCATAACCGGGGCCAGCCGAGGAATTGGGGCCGAGGCAGGGCGCGTTTTTGCCGCAGCCGGCGCCAATGTCGCATTGGTGGCTCGCAGCAAGGACCAGATTGACGCTCTGGCGGCCGCATTGGGCGATCAGGCCATCGCATTGGCCTGTGACGTCAGCGATTTCGCGCAGGTGGAACAAGCCGTGGCCACATGCGTGGACCGGTTCGGTGGGTTGGATGTTCTGATCGGCAACGCGGGTGTGATCGATCCGATCTTTCATCTCTCGAATGCTGACACCGAGGCGTGGAGCAAGGCCATCGACATCAACCTGAAAGGTATTTTCTACGGGATGCGCGCGGCGTTGCCGGTGATGCGGGCTGCGGGAGGAGGGAGCATTCTGACGATCTCGTCCGGTGCAGCATCGAACCCGGTCGAAGCCTGGAGCCATTATTGCGCCTCGAAGGCCGGGGCCAAGATGCTCACGGAATGTCTGCATCTGGAAGAAGCCCATAATGGTATTCGCGCCATGGGCCTGTCACCGGGGACGGTGGCCACCGATATGCAGCGGTCGATCAAGGCCAGCGGCATAAATCCAGTCAGTCAGCTGGACTGGGATGTGCATATCCCCGCGGACTGGCCCGCACAGGCGCTGTTGTGGATGTGCTCGGATGATGCCGATGAATTCCTTGGCACTGAAATTTCGCTGCGGCTTGAAGACATTCGCAAACGGGCCGGGCTGATATGA
- a CDS encoding DUF2125 domain-containing protein, translated as MRHKLIKKGYLMSVFLRRSCGAALAYAVATQGAFADLSADDVWSDWQSYFTSMGYTVTGDESTSGDVTTISNITLSVALPEEDGRFQMVMPEMTLTENGDGTVTIDLPESFPMEITGQAEDENFAATVTYSHNQLKMVVSGTPDDMTYDYKADNLGVKLDSIEVDGETLPKDVFGIDVQASDLSGSSRMQIGDNRNISQTFNAATLTYDLNFQDPESGENGLINGQLDQLAFEGNNVVPPDFDFSDPEAFYKAGFSFDGTFTYAAGSTDLSGTSEGQAFSMNSTSEGGRFAASIDAERIVYDIDQNSTKMAVTTAGLPFPIELSMAKAGLNFEFPIQQSDEVQPFGFGLNLTDFTMSDILWGIFDPAGALPRDPATIALDATGTAKVLMNIFDPEIDVESDEAPGELHSLKINELLVSLVGAKLTGDGDFAFDNTNTEEFDGLPSPSGVANLQLVGANQLIDTLIGMGIISDEDALGARMMMGLMAVPGEEPDTLNSKIEFTEDGQILANGQRIK; from the coding sequence ATGCGCCACAAATTGATCAAGAAGGGTTACCTTATGTCCGTTTTCCTTCGCCGCAGCTGCGGCGCTGCCCTGGCTTATGCCGTTGCCACCCAAGGGGCGTTTGCCGATCTGTCGGCCGATGACGTCTGGTCCGATTGGCAGAGCTATTTCACCTCGATGGGTTACACCGTCACAGGAGACGAAAGCACCTCGGGCGACGTCACCACGATTTCCAACATAACACTTTCAGTGGCCCTTCCCGAAGAGGACGGACGGTTTCAGATGGTCATGCCGGAAATGACACTGACCGAAAATGGTGACGGGACCGTTACCATTGACCTGCCGGAAAGCTTTCCCATGGAAATCACCGGTCAGGCCGAAGACGAAAACTTCGCAGCCACTGTCACCTATTCCCACAACCAACTGAAAATGGTCGTGTCAGGCACACCGGACGACATGACCTATGACTACAAGGCTGACAATCTGGGCGTGAAACTGGATTCGATTGAGGTCGATGGTGAGACTCTGCCCAAGGATGTGTTTGGCATCGATGTCCAAGCAAGCGATCTGTCCGGCAGCTCGCGGATGCAGATCGGTGACAATCGGAACATCAGCCAGACGTTCAACGCAGCCACGTTAACTTATGATCTGAACTTTCAGGATCCTGAAAGCGGCGAAAACGGGTTGATCAACGGTCAACTCGATCAACTGGCATTTGAGGGCAACAATGTGGTCCCGCCGGATTTTGACTTTTCGGACCCAGAAGCCTTTTACAAAGCCGGTTTTTCGTTTGACGGCACCTTCACCTATGCCGCGGGCAGCACGGATCTGAGCGGGACCAGCGAAGGTCAGGCGTTCTCGATGAACAGCACGTCCGAAGGCGGGCGTTTTGCAGCCAGCATCGATGCAGAGCGTATCGTCTATGACATTGACCAGAACAGCACGAAGATGGCCGTTACCACGGCGGGCCTGCCGTTCCCGATCGAACTTTCGATGGCCAAGGCGGGCCTGAACTTCGAATTCCCCATCCAGCAATCGGACGAGGTTCAACCCTTCGGCTTTGGGCTGAACCTGACCGATTTCACCATGTCGGACATATTGTGGGGCATTTTCGATCCTGCGGGCGCGTTGCCGCGTGATCCGGCGACGATTGCGCTGGATGCGACAGGAACCGCGAAAGTGCTGATGAATATCTTCGATCCTGAAATCGACGTCGAATCCGACGAAGCCCCGGGGGAATTGCACTCGCTGAAGATCAACGAACTGCTGGTTTCGTTGGTTGGCGCCAAACTGACCGGTGACGGTGATTTTGCTTTCGACAACACCAATACCGAAGAGTTTGATGGCCTGCCCAGCCCAAGCGGCGTGGCGAACCTTCAGCTGGTTGGCGCCAACCAGTTGATCGACACCCTGATCGGAATGGGAATCATCTCGGACGAAGACGCGCTGGGTGCCCGCATGATGATGGGTCTGATGGCAGTTCCGGGCGAAGAACCGGACACTTTGAACTCGAAGATCGAGTTCACCGAAGACGGCCAGATCCTGGCGAATGGTCAGCGTATCAAGTGA